From one Sesamum indicum cultivar Zhongzhi No. 13 linkage group LG13, S_indicum_v1.0, whole genome shotgun sequence genomic stretch:
- the LOC105176485 gene encoding heavy metal-associated isoprenylated plant protein 23-like, with translation MGVMGSFDYLSELMMSSSYKQKQKKKKKLKQLQTVNLKVRMDCDGCELKVKKALSSLSGVKSVEINRKLQKVTVTGYVEQNKVLKKAKSTGKKAELWPYVPYNLVAQPYAPAAYDKKAPPGFVRKVDNPQKDMGTITRFEDPYFTMFSDDNPNACSIM, from the exons ATGGGTGTTATGGGAAGTTTTGACTACTTATCTGAGTTGATGATGAGCAGTAGCTATAAgcagaagcagaagaagaagaagaagctgaAACAGTTGCAAACAGTTAATCTCAAAGTCAGAATGGATTGTGATGGCTGTGAGCTTAAAGTCAAGAAAGCCTTGTCTTCTTTGAGTG GGGTGAAATCTGTGGAAATAAACAGGAAACTGCAGAAGGTGACTGTAACAGGATATGTAGAGCAAAACAAAGTTCTGAAGAAGGCCAAGTCAACGGGGAAGAAGGCGGAGCTATGGCCGTATGTGCCGTACAACCTGGTGGCTCAGCCCTATGCTCCGGCAGCTTATGACAAGAAGGCGCCACCTGGATTTGTAAGAAAAGTTGATAACCCACAAAAAGATATGGGTACCATTACAAGATTTGAGGACCCTTACTTCACTATGTTCAGTGATGACAATCCAAATGCCTGCTCTATCATGTAA
- the LOC105176484 gene encoding agamous-like MADS-box protein AGL66, protein MGRSKLPIKKIENTTNRQVTFSKRRYGLIKKAYEIAVLCDIDLALIMFSPSGRLSHFSGRKRVEDVIYRYINLSDRDRGGIIPNREQIINTLMKIKTEKDLAIQSPATPGSDIEEIQKQILDLQHQLERDEDQLRVFEPNSEKFTSLDEFQSCEVRLTEALRRVTQRKRILLSKVEQQSSYQDTIQQINTVVQYITEAQVLAAAQPSLENEEDHGIEIGTGDNMNIGSDASSVSIRERSSPTVFESVSQTSGNENAQSAEGYQSSNIKDDGFQQYLSSKDLFSALLPPESSTSLAKGVMESSIGGALTTLDQQTLVLESHCHQLPSSELHL, encoded by the exons ATGGGACGAAGTAAGCTTccaatcaagaaaatagagaatacCACTAATAGACAGGTTACGTTCTCCAAACGTAGATATGGTCTCATCAAAAAGGCTTATGAAATAGCGGTTTTGTGCGACATTGATTTGGCTTTGATTATGTTTTCTCCTTCCGGTCGTCTCAGCCACTTCTCCGGTAGGAAaag GGTTGAAGATGTGATTTACCGTTATATTAATCTATCCGATCGTGATAGAGGAGG GATTATCCCGAATAGAGAG CAAATAATCAACACCTTAATGAAAATCAAAACTGAAAAGGATCTTGCAATTCAGAG CCCTGCAACTCCTGGATCAGACATTGAg gAAATTCAGAAACAGATTCTTGATTTGCAACATCAACTTGAGAGAGACGAAGATCAACTTAG GGTGTTTGAACCGAACTCAGAAAAGTTTACCTCATTGGACGAATTTCAATCATGCGAAGTACGACTAACAGAAGCATTGCGCCGTGTTACACAAAGAAAG AGAATTCTCTTGAGTAAAGTTGAACAACAATCGAGTTATCAGGACACCATACAG CAAATAAATACAGTGGTCCAATACATTACTGAAGCACAAGTACTAGCAGCGGCACAACCATCACTTGAGAATGAAGAAGATCATGGAATTGAGATCGGCACTGGGGATAATATGAATATTGGATCCGACGCATCTTCTGTTAGTATAAG GGAACGTTCATCACCAACGGTATTTGAGTCTGTGTCACAAACAAGCGGAAATGAGAATGCGCAGAGCGCAGAAGGATATCAAAGTAGCAACATAAAGGATGACGGCTTTCAACAATATCTTTCGTCGAAAGATCTCTTTTCTGCTTTACTGCCTCCAGAAAGTTCGACTTCTTTAGCCAAG GGTGTAATGGAAAGTTCTATAGGAGGAGCTCTTACTACATTAGACCAACAGACCCTTGTCTTGGAATCACATTGCCACCAGCTGCCATCCAGTGAACTTCATCTATAA
- the LOC105176506 gene encoding photosynthetic NDH subunit of lumenal location 4, chloroplastic, producing the protein MRLGTGKVIKGLDQGILGGGGVPPMQVGGKRKLHIPPHLAYGPEPAGCFSGDCNIPANATLVYDVNFVEVYKGNRK; encoded by the exons ATGCGCCTTGGCACAGGCAAG GTCATTAAAGGATTGGATCAGGGCATCTTAGGTGGTGGAGGTGTACCGCCAATGCAAGTTG GTGGAAAGAGGAAGCTTCACATTCCTCCGCATTTGGCGTATGGTCCTGAACCAGCCGGCTGCTTTTCAG GGGACTGTAACATACCTGCAAATGCAACGCTTGTATACGATGTCAATTTTGTTGAAGTGTACAAGGGAAACAGGAAATGA
- the LOC105176505 gene encoding uncharacterized protein LOC105176505, whose protein sequence is MPGPSNIQNFSIPSNILDSSTIIVPEMSIPNTRVSSFDVPQEVGFPDRIHMSTQSLCNIQGPRFTSTTTMTSKASCPKMAQSIIHHHDHMQTASQSQSTNSNSRQLRKLDLEAGQQTAHHLNIHPNQDYYNINCDVDRPLDHQPQHHNQLCQNTLFDDLLPPEVNITIKAYCNYQKAYVSFLILIKTRHDHI, encoded by the exons atgccGGGGCCatcaaatatacaaaatttttcaataccGTCAAATATATTAGACTCTTCAACAATAATTGTACCAGAAATGTCAATACCAAATACCAGAGTCTCATCATTTGATGTTCCACAAGAG GTAGGTTTTCCAGACAGAATTCACATGTCTACCCAGAGCTTATGCAACATCCAGGGTCCAAG ATTTACATCTACTACAACAATGACAAGTAAAGCTAGCTGTCCGAAAATGGCACAATCCATCATCCATCATCATGATCACATGCAAACTGCCTCCCAATCTCAAtctacaaattcaaattcgaGGCAATTGAGGAAGCTGGACTTGGAGGCCGGACAACAAACTGCCCATCATCTTAACATCCACCCCAATCAAGATTATTACAACATCAACTGCGATGTGGACCGTCCATTGGATCATCAACCACAGCATCACAATCAACTCTGCCAGAATACACTATTTGATGATCTTCTCCCTCCAGAGGTAAACATAACAATAAAAGCATATTGCAATTATCAAAAGGCTTACGTCTCATtcttaatattgataaaaacacGTCACGATCATATATAA